Part of the Companilactobacillus zhachilii genome is shown below.
TTAACCAATTAGATAAAATCGTTGGTATGGAAAGCAACTTATCATCAGTTGATACAACTGGTGTTAAACCAACTTACAATATGGCTGACACTAATTCTGTCTTCCGTGAAGATAAAGGTATTCATACTCAAACTAGAGAACAAATGCTTGAAAATGTTCCCGAAG
Proteins encoded:
- the gatC gene encoding Asp-tRNA(Asn)/Glu-tRNA(Gln) amidotransferase subunit GatC, producing MISKDEILHVATLANLKFQDDEVDSFVNQLDKIVGMESNLSSVDTTGVKPTYNMADTNSVFREDKGIHTQTREQMLENVPEVEDNLIKVPTIVDKEDDE